The genomic stretch GCCTCCGCCGGCATCATCGGCTCGCTGCCGATCATCGTCGCCTTCCTCGTCTCGCTGACCACGCCCACCTACCTGCTGCCGCTGATCCAGACGCCGATCGGCAACATCATGCTGGGCGTTGCGGCGATCATGATGTTCCTCGGCGGGTTCATCATGAACCGCATGATCCAGTTCGATATCTAGGGGCAGCCGATGGACAACCTCGTCGCTACGCTGACCAACACGCAGTTCCTCGTTGCCGTGCTCGCCGCCGTCGCGGCGGCCGCCGTGGTGTTCTCGATCGGCGCCACCTTCTTTTCCGGAAACTCGCAGATGCGCCAGCGCATCAAGCGGGTAGCGCTCGAGCGGGAGAAGTTGCGGGCCGAAGAAATGGCGCGCCTGCGCGGCAGCGGCGCCGGCGGCGACCAGCCGCGCAGCATCCGCCAGGCGGCCGGGCGCGACTACATGAAGAACGTCGTCGAGCGCTTCTCGCTCGAAAAGGCCTTCGCGGATGAAAGCACCGCCGAGAAGCTGGCCCGCGCCGGCTATCGCGGCCAGGCGGCGATGACCACCTTCCTGTTTCTGCGCTTCGTCACGCCCCTGGTGCTGTTCGTTCTGGCCTTCGCCTATCTCGCGCTGTCCGTGTTTGCCGACAAGCCGCTGTGGCTGAACGCGGTTTACGCGCTTGGCGTGGCGCTGATCGGTGCCTATCTGCCGAGCGTCCTGCTCAAGAACAAGACCATCAAGCGCCAGCAGTCGATCAAGCGCTCCTGGCCGGATGCGCTCGATCTGGTGCTCCTCTGCGTCGAAGCCGGCATGTCGGTCGAGCATGCGCTCAAGCGCGTCGCCAAGGAAATCGGCGCGCAGAGCGTCGAGCTCGCCGAGGAACTGACCCTGACGACCGCGGAGCTGGCCTTCCTCGAGGATCGCACCCGCGCCTACGAGAACCTCGGGCGCCGCACCGGGCTCGACAACGTCAAGTCGGTGATGCAGGCACTGATCCAGGCCGAACGCCACGGCACCTCGGTCGGTTCGGCCCTGCGCGTCATGGCCGAGGAAGGTCGCGAGGCGCGCATGATGGAAGCCGAAAAGAAGGCTGCGGCGCTGCCGCCAAAACTGACGGTGCCGCTGATCGTGTTCTTCCTGCCGGTGCTGTTCATCGTCATCCTGTCGCCGGCGATGATCCGCGTATTCTCGAACGGCTTTCTCAGCGGCGGCGGCTGATGGGAAGCCAATAGCGAGTAGCGAATAGCAAGCAGACAGCAGGGCGCCGAAGAGGCGCCCTGTTCCTATTCGCTATTCGCTGCTGGCCTTTTCAGCCCGCGCCCTTCACTGCATCCCAGCGGTTCTGCTGCGTCAGCAGCGCCCGGATGTAGGACATGTTGGCCTCCACCTGGTCGGGTGGCAACTCGGCGGCAAACAGTGCCCGGCTCTCGTCGAACCGGCCCTGCAGGCCGACCACCAGCGCCAGGTTCTGGCGGATCTGGCTGTTGGCGCCGCGTAGCTTCACCGCGATGCGCAACTCGGCCTCGGCCTTGTCGAGTTCGTTGGTCATCGAATAGGAGAGGCCGAGATTGGCGTGCAGCGACGCCTGCTCGGGGGCGATCTTGAGCGCCTGCGCGTAGACTGCGCGCGCTTCTTCATTGCGCCCGCTCTGGTCGAGGATGGCGCCTTTGACCAGGAGGGCATTCCAGTCCGGTGCCGTCGGATTGATCGCCCGTTCGAGCACGTTGAGCGCCTGGTCGAAGCGGCCGAGCGCCGACAGCGCCTTGGCGTAGCCGACCAGCACCTCCGGATCGTTCCCGAACCTGGCGACGCCGCTCTCCAGCACCGCCACGGCCTGCTCGTTCTGGCCGTTGGCGCGCAGCGCCGCGGCGTAATAAATGATCGTCGCCCTGTCGCCCGGCGATTTTTTGTAGTGCGCCGCAAGCTGCGCCAGCGCCGCCTGCTTCTTGTCCAGCGGTTGACCGCCGCGCGTTGGATCGCCGATGCTGCCGGTGGTCATCGGGTTGGCGGCGCAAGCTGACAGGGCCAGCGCGGCGGCGCCGACAAGCAGCAGAGCGCGCAGCGGCTTCAGGTTGGTCTGGATCAGGCGGAGCGACACGAAACACTTCCTTGGGCAATGCGACTGGCAATTCCCGAGCCCACCAAGCAGCAATAATTGATTAACCCTAATAGGGGGTTAAGGCTCGACTTCGAGCCGTTGCCACGACGCTGCGGGCGGCGTAAGCCAATGTATCCCGCTCTCGCAACGGATCTCGCCCAAATGGCCAAGTCGAAGTCGCTGCCCCTCATTATCGTGGAGCAGGATGCGCTCCCCGACAGCCTCGGCGCGGCCGAACGGCGCTGGGCCACGGCAAACGGTTTTGCCGGCCAGCGCGGCCGGCTCCTGGCGCTGCCGGGAGAAGGCGGCGCGATCAGCGCTTATCTGTTCGGCACCGGTAAGGCCGACGACCGGCCGGCGCTGATCCTCGGCCAGGCCGCCGCCGCGCTGGAGCCGGGCAGATACCGGCTGGCCGGCAGTTTCGGCGATCCGACGCTGGCGGCGCTCGCCTTGCGCCTCGGCGCCTATCGCTTCGAGCGCTATCGCAAACCGCGCGACCCGGTGGAGTTCGATGCCGTGGAGGGCGCCGATGCGGCCGAGGTCACCCGTCTCGCCGAGGCGGCGTTCCTGGCGCGCGACC from Devosia sp. A16 encodes the following:
- a CDS encoding tetratricopeptide repeat protein; the protein is MSLRLIQTNLKPLRALLLVGAAALALSACAANPMTTGSIGDPTRGGQPLDKKQAALAQLAAHYKKSPGDRATIIYYAAALRANGQNEQAVAVLESGVARFGNDPEVLVGYAKALSALGRFDQALNVLERAINPTAPDWNALLVKGAILDQSGRNEEARAVYAQALKIAPEQASLHANLGLSYSMTNELDKAEAELRIAVKLRGANSQIRQNLALVVGLQGRFDESRALFAAELPPDQVEANMSYIRALLTQQNRWDAVKGAG
- a CDS encoding type II secretion system F family protein, with protein sequence MDNLVATLTNTQFLVAVLAAVAAAAVVFSIGATFFSGNSQMRQRIKRVALEREKLRAEEMARLRGSGAGGDQPRSIRQAAGRDYMKNVVERFSLEKAFADESTAEKLARAGYRGQAAMTTFLFLRFVTPLVLFVLAFAYLALSVFADKPLWLNAVYALGVALIGAYLPSVLLKNKTIKRQQSIKRSWPDALDLVLLCVEAGMSVEHALKRVAKEIGAQSVELAEELTLTTAELAFLEDRTRAYENLGRRTGLDNVKSVMQALIQAERHGTSVGSALRVMAEEGREARMMEAEKKAAALPPKLTVPLIVFFLPVLFIVILSPAMIRVFSNGFLSGGG